In the genome of Xenopus laevis strain J_2021 chromosome 1S, Xenopus_laevis_v10.1, whole genome shotgun sequence, one region contains:
- the LOC108706828 gene encoding uncharacterized protein LOC108706828, producing the protein MEDSMKSLKNYIIPKIKTAAEKGYLARDMTNKREYNDVLNILNEARLDICYDLKSSWKLEDPKLICNYNLENHFIEKRSEMRELGKKDFKEQFCFLVVPKTAVVDICQHGLSVKSSTITILGNPQLGVYVFRHIDVALHYAKMKNSKSNTIVVFKALFGRIKKVQPVLNSKKTPLDPAPNYDSHMSKKSPSWTDSFEKQTANSLVYLYEYDQNFKPADNPRHCLPYASVSVTFIEQKTEIGPILPTVKLKPKLVTSGSANLMNCTVAKRIGKGKDAKIVFENVRTVAPKSPLLCHNAQQNEFLLSCTAINLMMENLLGTSSFGKQAVDPTMHLPYQLPHQFDQKEKTGKRTDHDMDGLISSSMVITSKSIKDPRIRREEQELKPCDQKIYYQWNSQKCEEKLKKSFFLSFEEARLYDSLIKKSEVNKHSLLNECENDNNMVMKQDETVCYSQNLPEKAIVEEKGKQQNPSTLSEKEHSSATQDFFHVSKTLSVTNTVCGKVVKKSDHILKKHKKERSFSIGSTKSELTKKAFISKEKKKFAGVVQSSGCNSFEISHKHKMQKKTAISNDNKEKSINSKKIVEVSKCSTNFEEKVLPAISTKSNHRVKAENMAQTVKNVFKTSQSNHKIKGSKVHGQKSSENSRKASLQKNATLPVNKMDVGTKRRFGKGTDKRKEHSSLVKVQKKTAKNETSEKLFANAEGQQQWLKENLTDKQEHQCSKTMITGITLAKEEILIPPEKKISQIPYVTSNDNSEMGDFQNDHFANMEFQNETVCSQEPVIVKMNSLKERCKNMFTAKTSECTQSETTDYCVENISSLHFKELAFEHQISYILLPEAIVNQNCVTDEVSLFDAGNVGIPMENSIFGTHLCLQSYETEIGNEDLFFEDMEVGGEIEIPSFDNLNDPKAQMPVDLNISLNVLLDDIDCSHLANRIDWNSMFGLGGSTTVVGEVLVPQSNKSPLQKCELQKCELQKCEREKIIYPDLQITVENHSKLHGNLTPACGNQEVQHKVHNDDILSSLETTENKLLVDSFESKCKGNAAPLINFIQPPLENVSINLCDEQQDCYVGLHISSSTSNNMQAMQKTDDTAKQEQDFKSHMGANNGQSETDVEGKMKGFTQQKTRSLNKCSTVSLDLCSILKKADETYCVNVLQEYKLICEKQLPRFIKAFEEKQLCTVKEVMFDRNFLVESKLKADFKHVLKPQAIESFIELQMVMETKQFIENRIYNLKGEPTFRSLLYYDSSLYLELLDGDRGYQQQSNIYVGFQQKLKSSALVTLQNHYTQLCDVFEKIHEKHKSYYVFLKYRREAEECEAVLKNSADHLDFCLSVPLSCGVHIGDTFEDLKMLQTRTLEIIKAYYNLPKCDAGKLEHALCLLELICAKIDYIQTSESLNTELSLFGIEHLLFDAAKCTILKEKARYIKQKKIPSLISESIHKLNHSALLKLYEVYGTCHEETTVICPQQKHNQSNINPEFNSQEDEYYVGKIIDQAQCADSTTMNEMIAGCKKHLEALKKYFQIMQECDADEVIITEYNVLDAAKKHNQTTILLKPEAIESYIDILMVYETLHFLKCVKASRKNNKRFRGLLWFDKSLFPELLQFQNRIGLYLKGNLNSDVLQIINTNIYEIKTELEAISDYSDSVNYTYALQIMTRELSELSELKTFVSKSRFAMHSYAHFSPHIASLNYGSTLADLDYNYNQFSDLLGLLMSCPKKDLGKIAQTMKIMKTIEFMKQATSRSDTSAFDVCICQIMENKRKQDQLRGKDDQGYGMLNTKKRPPLNQDEQTHSMSPKKRKVMNSPPHDSKEELEISKQKSNSRMKNKDYSNAADKQCKNSEKTPKGITAVEKKDQSSFAIEHIFHRNYVLSPVKAKVLDHANDREAKIKCSTDGSVKELLNDSQVTLHANGQLQAPDKNINVASGYQYLSDRSKKNIDVVSQMPRGQAEQKSILKKLYFSDKQKKSYNVHFADKCTLHSPLKEQTNETATSIIEAKDKKNEPLLQQNGLSNCSDSNSHSQSQMTDTYSQPSSCLYPWQYYLHYWYLNSSNTSVVTHPYQAMPYNTQQSMPCSGTSSFTIQNPYTGNQPYPNFNSQVQPQRFQTTDALKAAMNYSYSAPHPASHQASGQARYSYDVTPTGTWSLGSW; encoded by the exons GACATGACCAATAAGAGGGAATATAATGATGTTCTTAATATTCTGAATGAAGCAAGACTAGACATATGCTATGATTTAAAGTCTTCATGGAAGTTGGAAGATCCAAAACTAATTTGTAATTACAATTTGGAAaatcattttattgaaaaaag GTCTGAGATGCGAGAACTCggaaaaaaagatttcaaagaACAGTTCTGCTTTCTAGTGGTACCTAAGACTGCAGTTGTTGACATATGCCAGCATGGCCTAAGTGTTAAAAGTTCAACCATCACAATTTTAGGGAATCCTCAACTAGGAGTATACGTCTTCAGGCACATTGATGTTGCACTGCATTATGCAAAGATGAAAAATAGTAAATCAAATACCATTGTAGTTTTTAAG GCACTCTTTGGCAGAATTAAGAAAGTACAGCCAGTTTTGAATTCTAAGAAAACTCCACTGGATCCTGCACCTAACTATGATAGCCATATGTCAAAAAAGTCTCCATCTTGGACTGATTCCTTTGAAAAGCAAACAGCAAATTCATTA GTGTATTTGTATGAGTACGACCAAAATTTCAAGCCTGCCGACAATCCAAGACATTGCCTTCCATATGCTTCAGTGTCTGTCACATTTATTGAACAGAAGACAGAAATAGGGCCAATACTGCCAACGGTAAAACTTAAACCAAAGCTGGTTACCTCTG gcaGTGCTAACTTAATGAACTGCACAGTAGCAAAACGAATTGGTAAAGGCAAGGATGCAAAgattgtttttgaaaatgttcgCACAGTAGCGCCAAAGTCACCTCTATTATGTCACAATGCACAGCAAAATGAGTTCCTCCTTTCTTGTACTGCCATAAATCTTATGATGGAAAATCTTCTAGGGACTTCTTCCTTTGGTAAGCAAGCTGTGGACCCCACTATGCATTTGCCTTATCAGTTGCCTCACCAGTTTGATCAAAaggagaaaactggaaaaagaacagatcatgACATGGATGGGCTGATTTCTTCAAGCATGGTGATTACATCTAAATCAATAAAAGATCCCAGAATAAGAAGAGAGGAACAGGAATTAAAACCTTGTGATCAGAAAATATATTATCAGTGGAATTCTCAGAAATGtgaggaaaaattaaaaaagtcattttttttgagttttgaagAAGCTCGACTTTATGACAgtttaataaaaaagtctgaAGTAAATAAACATTCATTGTTGAATGAATGTGAAAATGACAATAATATGGTGATGAAACAAGATGAAACAGTATGTTATTCTCAAAATCTACCTGAGAAAGCGATAGTTGAGGAAAAGGGAAAGCAGCAAAATCCAAGTACACTCTCTGAAAAAGAACATTCCTCTGCTACACAAGATTTTTTTCATGTATCTAAGACTTTATCTGTCACTAACACAGTCTGTggaaaagttgttaaaaaaagtgatcacattttaaagaaacacaaaaaagaaagaagtttCAGTATTGGGTCAACAAAATCGGAATTGACAAAGAAAGCTTtcatttctaaagaaaaaaagaaatttgcagGAGTGGTGCAATCTAGTGGATGTAACTCTTTTGAAATAAGCCATAAacataaaatgcagaaaaagacaGCAATTTCTAATGATAATAAAGAGAAatcaatcaatagtaaaaagatTGTTGAAGTTTCAAAGTGTAGTACAAATTTTGAAGAAAAGGTATTACCAGCTATTTCAACAAAATCAAATCACAGAGTAAAAGCTGAAAACATGGCACAGACTGTaaagaatgtttttaaaacatCACAGAGCAATCACAAAATCAAAGGTAGTAAGGTTCATGGTCAAAAAAGCTCTGAGAATTCAAGAAAAGCTTCTTTACAGAAAAATGCCACCTTACCAGTTAATAAGATGGATGTTGGCACCAAAAGAAGATTTGGAAAAGGTACAGATAAAAGGAAAGAACACTCATCACTTGTGAAAGTACAGAAGAAAACAGCTAAAAATGAGACCTCAGAAAAGCTATTTGCAAATGCAGAAGGACAACAACAATGGTTAAAAGAAAATCTAACTGACAAACAGGAACATCAGTGCAGTAAAACAATGATTACTGGTATAACATTGGCAAAGGAAGAAATACTGATCCCtccagagaaaaaaatatcacagatACCATATGTCACTTCTAATGATAACTCTGAGATGGGTGATTTCCAAAATGATCATTTTGCAAACATGGAATTTCAGAATGAAACTGTTTGCTCTCAAGAACCTGTTATTGTGAAAATGAATTCCCTTAAAGAAAGATGTAAAAATATGTTTACAGCAAAAACTTCAGAATGTACACAAAGTGAAACAACAGATTATTGTGTAGAAAATATTTCCTCCTTGCATTTTAAAGAACTAGCCTTTGAGCATCAAATTTCTTATATACTTTTACCTGAGGCAATTGTAAATCAGAATTGCGTAACTGATGAGGTTTCTTTGTTTGATGCTGGTAATGTTGGCATACCTATGGAAAATAGCATTTTCGGGACACATTTGTGTTTGCAGAGTTATGaaacagaaatagggaatgaggATTTATTTTTTGAAGATATGGAGGTTGGCGGTGAGATTGAAATTCCATCTTTCGATAATCTAAATGACCCAAAAGCCCAAATGCCAGTTGATTTAAACATATCCTTAAACGTGTTGCTTGATGATATTGATTGTAGCCACTTGGCAAACCGCATAGATTGGAATAGTATGTTTGGTTTGGGCGGTTCCACTACAGTAGTAGGAGAGGTGCTAGTGCCACAGTCTAACAAATCACCCCTCCAAAAATGTGAGCTCCAAAAATGTGAGCTCCAAAAATGTGAGCGTGAAAAGATAATCTACCCTGATTTACAAATAACAGTAGAGAACCATAGTAAGCTGCATGGTAACCTCACTCCTGCTTGTGGGAATCAAGAAGTACAACATAAAGTTCATAATGATGACATTCTTTCATCACTTGAGACTACTGAGAACAAACTTTTGGTGGATAGCTTTGAAAGCAAATGTAAAGGAAATGCTGCACCTTTGATAAATTTTATACAACCACCCCTTGAAAATGTCAGTATAAATCTATGTGATGAACAGCAGGACTGTTATGTTGGTCTACACATTTCCTCTTCTACGTCAAATAACATGCAGGCCATGCAAAAAACAGATGACACTGCCAAACAAGAACAAGACTTCAAAAGTCACATGGGGGCAAATAATGGCCAGAGTGAGACAGATGTAGAAGGCAAAATGAAAGGTTTTACACAACAGAAAACCAGGTCCCTGAACAAGTGTTCAACTGTTTCATTAGACTTATGTTCAATTTTAAAAAAGGCAGATGAAACATATTGTGTAAATGTATTGCAGGAATATAAATTAATTTGCGAGAAACAGCTTCCCAGATTTATAAAAGCTTTTGAAGAGAAGCAGCTTTGCACAGTCAAAGAAGTCATGTTTGACCGCAATTTTTTGGTTGAAAGCAAACTCAAAGCAGACTTTAAGCATGTCTTAAAACCACAGGCTATAGAGTCATTTATTGAATTGCAAATGGTCATGGAAACCAAACAATTTATAGAAAATCGAATATACAATCTAAAAGGTGAGCCCACATTCAGAAGTCTTCTGTATTATGACAGCTCTCTCTACCTTGAGTTACTTGATGGAGACAGGGGATATCAACAGCAGTCCAATATTTATGTTGGATTTCAACAGAAGCTAAAAAGTAGTGCTCTTGTTACACTTCAAAACCATTACACTCAACTTTGTGATGTTTTTGAGAAAATTCATGAAAAGCACAAATCATATTATGTCTTCCTTAAATACCGAAGAGAAGCTGAGGAATGTGAAGCTGTTTTAAAGAACTCAGCTGATCATTTGGATTTTTGTCTCTCAGTCCCATTATCTTGTGGAGTTCATATTGGGGACACATTTGAGGACTTAAAAATGTTGCAGACAAGAACTTTAGAGATTATTAAGGCCTATTATAATCTTCCAAAGTGTGATGCTGGAAAACTTGAACATGCACTGTGCCTTTTAGAATTAATCTGTGCAAAGATTGATTATATTCAGACCTCTGAGTCTTTGaacactgaactgtcccttttTGGAATTGAACATTTATTGTTTGATGCAGCCAAATGCACCATTTTGAAGGAAAAAGCAAGatatattaaacagaaaaaaattcccTCACTAATATCAGAGTCTATACACAAACTGAACCATTCTGCCTTATTAAAATTATATGAAGTCTATGGTACATGTCATGAAGAAACCACAGTTATTTGCCCACAGCAAAAACACAACCAGTCAAACATCAATCCAGAGTTTAACAGTCAGGAAGATGAATATTATGTTGGAAAAATCATAGACCAAGCACAGTGTGCAGACTCTACAACAATGAATGAAATGATCGCTGGCTGTAAAAAGCACTTAGaagctctaaaaaaatattttcagataaTGCAAGAATGTGATGCAGATGAAGTCATAatcacagaatataatgttttGGATGCAGCTAAAAAACATAATCAGACCACAATTCTTCTGAAGCCAGAGGCAATAGAAAGCTACATTGATATCCTTATGGTTTATGAAACTTTACATTTCCTAAAGTGTGTAAAGGCTTCCAGAAAGAACAACAAGAGATTCAGGGGGTTGCTGTGGTTTGACAAATCTCTCTTTCCTGAATTACTTCAGTTTCAAAACAGAATTGGATTGTATCTTAAAGGGAACTTGAATTCGGATGTCTTACAAATtataaatactaatatatatGAGATCAAGACAGAGCTAGAAGCAATAAGCGATTATTCAGATTCTGTCAATTATACCTATGCCCTTCAGATAATGACACGGGAACTTTCAGAGCTCTCAGAACTCAAAACATTTGTTTCAAAATCCAGGTTTGCCATGCATTCCTATGCTCACTTCTCTCCGCATATTGCCTCTCTAAACTACGGAAGTACTTTGGCGGATCTTGATTATAACTACAACCAGTTTTCTGATCTGCTTGGCCTGTTAATGTCTTGTCCAAAAAAAGATTTGGGAAAAATTGCCCAaacaatgaaaatcatgaaaacaattGAGTTCATGAAACAAGCCACTTCTAGGTCAGACACTTCAGCATTTGATGTATGCATTTGCCAGATAATggaaaacaaaaggaaacaaGATCAGCTACGAGGTAAAGATGATCAAGGTTACGGGATGCTTAACACAAAGAAAAGGCCACCATTGAATCAGGATGAACAGACACATTCCATGAGCCCAAAAAAGCGAAAG gtgATGAATTCCCCTCCACATGATTCCAAAGAAGAGCTAGAAATAAGCAAACAGAAAAGCAACTCAAG GATGAAAAACAAAGATTACAGTAACGCAGCTGATAAACAATGCAAAAACTCTGAAAAGACTCCAAAGGGCATAACagctgtagaaaaaaaagatcaatctTCATTTGCTATTGAACACATATTTCATAGAAATTATGTATTATCTCCAGTCAAAGCAAAAGTGCTAGATCATGCAAATGACAGAGaagctaaaataaaatgttccaCTGATGGTTCAGTAAAGGAATTACTAAATGATTCACAAGTCACTCTCCACGCAAATGGTCAACTTCAGGCAccagataaaaatataaatgttgcatCAGGATACCAGTATCTCTctgatcgaagtaaaaaaaacatagatgtaGTATCTCAAATGCCTCGAGGTCAAGCTGAACAGAAATCTATTcttaaaaagctgtatttttcAGATAAACAAAAGAAGAGCTATAATGTACACTTTGCTGACAAATGCACATTACATAGTCCTTTGAAGGAACAAACAAATGAAACTGCAACTTCCATTATTGAAGCAAAAGACAAGAAGAATGAACCGTTGTTACAACAAAATGGCCTTTCCAATTGTAGTGATTCAAACAGCCATTCTCAGAGTCAGATGACTGACACATATTCCCAGCCATCCAGCTGCCTCTACCCTTGGCAATATTATTTACATTACTGGTATCTAAATAGCAGTAACACAAGTGTAGTGACCCATCCTTACCAAGCAATGCCTTACAATACACAGCAGTCCATGCCATGTAGTGGGACATCCTCATTTACAATACAAAATCCTTATACTGGGAACCAGCCATACCCAAACTTTAATAGCCAGGTTCAGCCTCAGAGGTTCCAGACAACAGATGCACTTAAAGCTGCTATGAATTACAGTTACTCTGCTCCACACCCTGCATCACACCAAGCTTCTGGGCAGGCTAGGTATTCTTATGATGTTACACCAACAGGAACATGGTCATTGG GTTCCTGGTAG